The following are encoded in a window of Magnolia sinica isolate HGM2019 chromosome 11, MsV1, whole genome shotgun sequence genomic DNA:
- the LOC131218568 gene encoding uncharacterized protein LOC131218568 — MALEMNFESQMHAVKCQGSSLESLSSKAVCSRHKRSNSCPVKKTSEVSSIQDLHHPKLDMRKVRDCPVIKKKQSPTTELQSSLKREILLLERHLQDQFSVRRALEKALGRRSSSHDTSNENSMPKPAKELIKEIAVLELEVVYLEQYLLSLYRRAFDQQTSSLSPSTNDEGLRSPLKSKPRLYLEAGGLDITSKRESHGVRFGRSLLPQIPFTNSMTESNAIGGIKKLMDPRIQRSQSSLTQCLACSTRISPPMKNLTKTTRGCHSQPLLLMEQAENATPNLTSLAEHLGARISDHVPETPNRLSEDVIRCMGTIYCKLAEAPLVHHGLLSSPTSSVSSTSMFSPRGQSHMWSPHCKKESLCDISLEKFFRIESSQEFSGPYSTMVAVPRISRDRRKLTNIKHMLEDYRLLVQRLEDVDPTKMKNEEKLAFWVNIHNALVMHAYIEYGIPQTIRRGSLLSNAAYNVGGQSISADTIQSSILGCRTHRPGQWLRTFFYSRIKFKSGDEWQAYAIESSEPLLHFALCAGSHSDPAVRVYTAKRVLQELETAKDEYIQANVSIQKEQKIVLPKIIESFAKDSSLSLTNVVDMVQHQLPKTPQQAMQQCLQEKYHKSIEWAPHNFSFRYLLSKELVK, encoded by the exons GATATGCGGAAAGTGAGGGACTGTCCGGTCATCAAGAAGAAACAGTCCCCTACAACTGAGCTACAAAGTTCATTGAAGAGAGAG ATTCTACTGCTTGAAAGACATCTACAGGATCAGTTTTCTGTACGCCGGGCTCTAGAAAAGGCATTGGGACGAAGGTCTTCCTCCCATGATACTTCAAATGAGAATTCAATGCCCAAG CCTGCTAAGGAACTGATCAAGGAGATTGCTGTGTTAGAATTGGAAGTGGTCTATTTGGAACAGTATCTTTTGTCACTGTATCGGAGAGCTTTTGACCAACAAACGTCTTCCTTGTCACCATCTACTAATGATGAGGGACTAAGATCACCTCTGAAATCCAAGCCGAGGCTGTACCTAGAAGCTGGTGGACTTGATAtcacatcaaagagagaaagtCACGGAGTTCGATTTGGTCGGTCATTGTTGCCTCAAATTCCTTTCACCAACTCAATGACAGAGTCTAATGCTATTGGTGGCATCAAGAAGCTAATGGATCCTAGAATTCAACGTAGCCAATCCTCACTAACACAGTGTTTGGCTTGCTCGACTAGAATCTCTCCTCCAATGAAAAATCTCACTAAAACGACACGTGGGTGTCATTCGCAGCCTTTATTATTGATGGAG CAGGCAGAGAATGCTACACCAAATTTGACCAGCTTGGCGGAGCATCTTGGGGCACGTATTTCAGATCATGTTCCCGAGACACCCAATAGACTCTCTGAAGATGTGATTAGATGCATGGGAACCATATATTGCAAGCTTGCAGAAGCCCCTCTGGTGCATCATGGCCTCTTATCTTCTCCTACTTCATCTGTATCATCAACAAGCATGTTTTCTCCACGGGGTCAATCTCATATGTGGAGTCCCCACTGCAAGAAGGAATCTCTTTGTGACATAAGCTTAGAGAAATTTTTCCGAATAGAAAGCTCGCAAGAGTTCAGTGGTCCTTATAGCACAATGGTGGCAGTACCACGGATTTCTAGAGATCGGCGGAAACTAACAAATATCAAACACATGCTCGAAGATTATAG GTTGTTAGTTCAACGGCTGGAAGATGTCGATCCTACGAAGATGAAGAATGAGGAGAAGCTTGCTTTCTGGGTTAACATACACAATGCATTGGTGATGCAT GCGTATATAGAATATGGAATCCCACAAACTATAAGAAGAGGGTCATTACTCTCCAAC GCTGCATATAATGTGGGAGGTCAGAGTATCAGTGCAGACACAATACAGAGTTCCATTCTAGGGTGCCGTACACATCGTCCTGGACAG TGGCTTAGAACATTCTTCTACTCAAGGATAAAGTTCAAATCTGGAGATGAATGGCAAGCATATGCTATTGAGAGTTCAGAACCTCTTTTACATTTTGCACTTTGTGCAGGAAGCCATTCTGATCCTGCG GTTCGAGTATACACGGCGAAGAGAGTACTGCAAGAACTGGAAACTGCTAAAGATGAGTACATTCAAGCGAATGTCAGTATACAAAAGGAACAGAAGATCGTTCTGCCGAAGATTATAGAATCTTTTGCTAAGGATTCGAGtttaagtctgacgaatgtggtgGATATGGTCCAACACCAGCTGCCAAAGACTCCACAACAGGCCATGCAACAATGTCTGCAAGAGAAATACCACAAGAGCATCGAATGGGCGCCTCACAACTTTTCGTTCCGGTATCTGCTATCGAAAGAACTTGTGAAATGA
- the LOC131219065 gene encoding uncharacterized protein LOC131219065, whose translation MGNCATPQTAVRAIIRPDAAKVIHVDGRLQEFRQPIKAGNVIAKNPSCFLCSSEFMDVDSHMPHMGEDEVLQPGQIYFLMPLETSQNALSLHDLCELAIKASVALRKKQGRQPPENDPSFTGCHSVRIPARSRQGSKIPDSYKGGDNHGIEY comes from the coding sequence atgggaaACTGCGCGACCCCTCAAACGGCGGTGCGCGCGATAATCCGTCCCGACGCGGCGAAGGTGATTCATGTGGATGGGAGGCTCCAAGAATTCAGGCAGCCAATCAAGGCCGGCAACGTCATCGCCAAGAATCCGAGCTGTTTCCTCTGCAGCTCCGAGTTCATGGACGTCGACTCGCACATGCCGCACATGGGGGAGGACGAGGTGCTGCAGCCAGGCCAGATCTACTTCCTCATGCCCCTCGAAACTTCCCAAAATGCCCTCTCCCTCCACGACTTGTGCGAGCTAGCCATCAAGGCCAGCGTGGCTCTCAGAAAGAAGCAAGGACGGCAACCGCCGGAAAACGATCCGTCGTTTACCGGCTGCCATAGTGTCAGGATTCCGGCGCGATCTCGGCAAGGGTCTAAGATTCCGGACTCTTACAAAGGTGGTGACAATCACGGGATTGAGTATTGA